CGACCTGGAGCCCTCCGCTCGGCGGGCGATGCCGGAGCCTGCCGTCCAGGTCCAGAGCGAGGATTCGGAGGTCGCTCCCGCGCTGCCCCGCTTCGACCTCGGCGCGCTGCTGGAGGAGGCCGATACCGGCTTCTACGAGGCGCCCACCGGCAACCACGCGCTGGCGGACTACGCGAGGTCGGCGGACGAGAGCGACACCGACGACGGGAGCACCTCCAGCGAGGGGACGGTCTCGCCGCCGCGCCGCCACGAGCTCTTCTCCCCCTTCGAGGACGAGGACGAGCCCTCGAGGCCGCTGCTCGCCGCGACGCCGTACACGAGGGAGCTCAACCGGCCCGAGCGGATCGGCAGGCTCAAGGACGCGCTGCTGCAGATCTGCGAGGCCCTCGGCTACATCCACAGCCACGGCCTCGTCCACCGGGACCTCAAGCCTGGCAACATCCTCGTGGACGAGGATAGGCACGTGCGCCTCATGGACTTCGGCCTGGCCAAGTTCCTCGCCGAGGAGACCTCGGTCACGGTGCGGGGCAAGGTCGTGGGCACCTACCGCTACATGGCGCCGGAGCAGGCGCTGGCGGAGCACGTGGACGGCCGCGCCGACCTCTACGCGCTGGGCGTGATGATCTACGAGCTCCTCGCCGGCCGACCGCCCTACGACGCGAAGACGCCGGTCGACCTCTGGCAGCAGATCCTCGAGCGCGAGCCCCAGCCCCTGTTCTCGCTCAACCCCCACGCGGACGAGGACCTCGCCCGGATCGCCCACAAGCTGCTTCGGAAGGATCCCGACGACCGCTACCAGACCGCCGAGGAGGTCTTCGAGCAGCTCATCTCGGGGTGAGGAAGCGCCCTTCACGCGGATCGACGGCCTCCCGACGATCGCGCGAAGGGCGCTGCGGACCTCAGAACGCCGCGCCGAGGGCGAGACGCAGATCGGGAACGACTCCCGAGACGCCAGCCGTCTGGCCCCCGCTCGCCGCCTCGGCGTGCATGTAGCTCACGCCCAGCCCGACCGAGAGGTCGAAGATGTCGTCGAAGATCCAGGTGTAGCCGCCGGTCCCGCCCACAGACCATGCGACCGCACTCGCGGTGGAGCCGCCGAAGTCCCCGGACGCATAGCCCAGGAAGATCCCGGGGCCCGCGAAGAATCCCTCGGGCGCGGTTCCCTTGAAGAAGTACCGCAGGCCGCCGTTCACACCAACGGAGGTCAACGAGAGATCGCCGAGCGACCATCCGTAGTATTGCGGGCCCACGTAGAACGACAGCTTGTTTGACGTGGCCTGCTCGTACTCCACGTTGAAAACACCGACCGCCAGAGCGAGCGGATTGGCCGTGATCGTCCGGTAGGGTT
The Vulgatibacter incomptus DNA segment above includes these coding regions:
- a CDS encoding serine/threonine-protein kinase — translated: MPPRLVGPYRIVSTLGKGGIGTVFRASDRRTGDEVALKLLSTGPALEPAAAKRMAREFETLARLAHPNVVRVFDAGVHRGYPYLVMELVEGLDLRSYLEIDLEPSARRAMPEPAVQVQSEDSEVAPALPRFDLGALLEEADTGFYEAPTGNHALADYARSADESDTDDGSTSSEGTVSPPRRHELFSPFEDEDEPSRPLLAATPYTRELNRPERIGRLKDALLQICEALGYIHSHGLVHRDLKPGNILVDEDRHVRLMDFGLAKFLAEETSVTVRGKVVGTYRYMAPEQALAEHVDGRADLYALGVMIYELLAGRPPYDAKTPVDLWQQILEREPQPLFSLNPHADEDLARIAHKLLRKDPDDRYQTAEEVFEQLISG
- a CDS encoding DUF3575 domain-containing protein, whose translation is MRRIPFVVAVAAFLLSALPAGAEQLELGSAASSKPYRTITANPLALAVGVFNVEYEQATSNKLSFYVGPQYYGWSLGDLSLTSVGVNGGLRYFFKGTAPEGFFAGPGIFLGYASGDFGGSTASAVAWSVGGTGGYTWIFDDIFDLSVGLGVSYMHAEAASGGQTAGVSGVVPDLRLALGAAF